Proteins encoded together in one Formosa sp. Hel3_A1_48 window:
- a CDS encoding ComEC/Rec2 family competence protein — protein sequence MQFFEYPIARLTVGLIIGIRLANQNPLTLNNLIYCGLCLFVAVLYFHYKSKAHKYDVATLLLMLLFVITGVLTSTFHNPKTDIKHYSYFLKKNNNELLLRITHEMNPTEYSYRYMAKVLQINKNKSNGTILIQTLNDSIMSPLEVDEVLRIKIEPKLINSPKNPHAFSYKDYLARKGIFHQISINSQTKFAHLKGKESIKGRAAKARHYIEQKIDALDINSTAAGFLKAFYLGKRNEIPENIKVNYRDSGVIHILALSGLHVGILLSILGVLLYPLLNFRNGKKIRRLVVIIVLWGFAFISGLSPSIVRAVTMFSFFALAQGLNRQTNSINTLSISALVVLLIDPNIVFDVGFQLSYTAVLGILILMPILNKIWNPKNILLNPIASLIKVSFAAQIGVLPLSLYYFNQFPILFFISNLLVIPTLTLCLWIGLFIVLFAEIKILNKQLIDGFEFLIELMNKITKWISNFDIFIFKNISYDEIQMVLSYLIITLLISYLNRKTAVKVLYLCIAVLGLQLYVAFLYNTNSTQDFIVFHKMKNSIIGIRNGTTLEIQEANGKDIPSEFIKDYIAKEGIRKNSNKHMKRFYSIGGRHLLIVDEIGIFDFKTERFDWVLLRNSPKIHLEQLIKTLNPKLIIADGSNYKSSVTRWQKTCRKNSVRFHNTYEQGAFIYSIKK from the coding sequence ATGCAATTTTTTGAGTACCCCATTGCGAGGCTTACTGTTGGCCTTATAATTGGTATTAGACTAGCTAATCAAAACCCTTTAACACTTAACAACTTAATATATTGTGGCCTTTGTTTATTTGTTGCTGTACTGTATTTTCATTACAAATCAAAAGCACACAAATACGATGTAGCAACACTACTATTGATGTTATTATTTGTTATCACAGGGGTTTTAACATCCACATTTCATAATCCAAAGACAGATATTAAACACTATAGTTATTTTTTAAAAAAAAATAATAATGAATTATTGTTGCGGATAACTCATGAAATGAATCCAACTGAATATAGCTACCGCTACATGGCAAAAGTACTACAGATTAATAAAAACAAATCTAATGGTACAATTTTAATACAAACCCTCAATGATTCCATAATGTCGCCATTAGAAGTAGATGAAGTCCTTCGCATTAAAATTGAACCAAAACTTATTAATTCGCCAAAAAACCCACATGCATTCAGCTACAAAGATTACTTGGCTCGAAAAGGGATATTTCATCAAATCAGCATAAATTCTCAAACTAAGTTTGCGCATCTTAAAGGAAAAGAAAGCATAAAAGGTCGAGCGGCTAAAGCAAGACATTATATCGAACAAAAAATAGACGCCCTGGACATCAACTCCACGGCAGCTGGGTTTCTCAAGGCATTCTATTTAGGCAAAAGGAATGAGATTCCTGAAAATATCAAAGTAAATTATAGGGATTCAGGGGTAATACACATCCTTGCACTATCTGGCTTACACGTCGGAATACTGTTAAGTATATTGGGGGTGTTACTGTATCCGTTGTTGAACTTTCGAAATGGCAAAAAAATACGCAGACTAGTTGTTATTATTGTACTGTGGGGATTTGCCTTTATATCAGGACTAAGCCCTTCGATAGTTCGTGCCGTTACGATGTTTAGTTTTTTTGCTTTGGCGCAAGGTTTGAATCGTCAAACGAATAGCATTAATACGCTTTCCATTTCAGCTCTAGTGGTATTGCTTATAGATCCTAATATTGTTTTTGATGTTGGCTTTCAGTTGAGTTACACTGCTGTTTTGGGCATTTTGATCCTAATGCCCATTTTGAATAAAATATGGAACCCAAAAAATATTTTACTTAATCCAATAGCTTCATTAATTAAAGTTTCTTTTGCTGCACAAATTGGCGTTCTACCGCTAAGCTTGTATTATTTTAATCAATTCCCAATATTGTTTTTTATAAGTAATTTACTCGTCATTCCCACTCTCACCCTTTGTCTTTGGATTGGACTTTTCATTGTGTTGTTCGCTGAAATTAAAATCCTCAACAAGCAGCTCATAGATGGATTTGAATTCCTCATTGAACTGATGAATAAAATAACTAAATGGATCTCAAATTTTGATATTTTTATTTTTAAGAACATTAGTTATGATGAAATTCAAATGGTTTTATCATACCTGATTATCACGCTGTTGATTAGTTACTTGAATCGAAAAACAGCTGTAAAAGTCCTTTACTTATGTATTGCTGTGTTGGGTCTTCAACTCTATGTCGCTTTCTTATATAATACAAATTCAACTCAAGATTTTATCGTTTTTCATAAAATGAAAAACTCGATTATTGGAATCAGAAATGGAACCACTTTAGAAATCCAAGAAGCAAATGGAAAAGATATTCCATCTGAATTCATAAAAGATTATATAGCAAAAGAAGGCATTCGCAAAAATTCAAATAAACATATGAAACGTTTCTACAGTATTGGCGGTCGTCATTTACTTATCGTAGATGAAATTGGAATATTTGATTTTAAAACCGAAAGGTTTGATTGGGTGTTGTTGCGCAATAGCCCAAAAATTCATCTTGAGCAGCTTATCAAAACCCTTAATCCAAAATTGATAATTGCTGATGGCAGTAATTACAAAAGTTCTGTTACCCGATGGCAAAAAACCTGCAGGAAAAATAGTGTTCGCTTTCACAATACTTATGAACAGGGTGCTTTTATCTATTCAATAAAAAAATAA
- a CDS encoding S9 family peptidase: MLRKNLHIVLIVIASCFCYSQEQNITLEEIWNGAFTTQRMEVLNSMSNGQQYSVLNFNRATRSTSVDVYDYQTQSKTSTLVDSKDFDDIQYFTYYDFSLDETKLILATEIEAVYRRSTLGIFFVYDTKTKTRTKISDYKIQEPTFSPDGLKVAYGYRNNIYIKNLETQQTKQITFDGEKNKIINGITDWVYEEEFAFVRAFEWNTEGTKIAYLKFDETEVPEFSMDVYGQDLYQTQQVFKYPKAGEKNADVSLHVYDLSSSKSNEVEVEKTYDDFYIPRIKWTNDANVLSAQFINRHQNELDLWAIDTAKGTTTILLSEKDDAYVDVTDNLTFLKNNSFIWTSEQDGYNHIYHYSKKGKLINQVTTGDWEVTVYYGYDKQSKKIFYQSVENGSINRDVYSIGLNGKNKRRLSKNEGTNSAAFSADFTYYINTFSSATIPPEYTLNDANNGTVLKRIKHNDKLAEKLSNYKLSEKEFSTIAINGNDLNMWTIKPVDFDPNKKYPVLMYQYSGPGSQEVVNSWNSANDYWYQMLAQKGYFVVCIDGRGTGFKGADFKKVTYMNLVKYETEDQIAAAKKLAELPYIDQERIGIWGWSFGGHMSTNCLLKGSEIFKMAIAVAPVTNWRFYDTIYTERYMRTPQENPAGYDDNSPFYYPEKLKGDYLLIHGSSDDNVHLQHTMRMVEALIQADKQFEWGIYPDKNHGIYGGNTRLHLYKKMTNFIERSLGEN; the protein is encoded by the coding sequence ATGCTCCGCAAAAATTTGCACATCGTTCTAATTGTTATCGCTTCCTGTTTTTGTTATTCACAAGAACAAAACATAACACTTGAAGAGATTTGGAATGGTGCCTTCACAACTCAACGAATGGAAGTTCTAAATTCTATGAGTAATGGACAGCAGTACTCTGTTTTAAATTTTAATCGTGCTACACGATCAACATCTGTTGATGTCTATGACTATCAAACACAATCTAAGACATCCACTTTGGTAGATTCAAAAGACTTTGATGACATACAATACTTTACTTATTATGACTTTAGTCTTGATGAAACAAAACTAATTCTAGCAACAGAAATAGAAGCTGTATATAGACGTTCTACTTTGGGTATTTTTTTTGTTTATGATACTAAAACTAAAACGCGTACAAAGATTTCTGATTATAAAATACAAGAGCCTACTTTTTCGCCAGATGGGTTGAAAGTGGCTTATGGTTATCGGAACAATATTTACATAAAAAACCTCGAAACTCAACAGACCAAGCAAATTACTTTCGATGGTGAAAAAAATAAAATTATTAATGGCATTACAGACTGGGTTTATGAAGAAGAATTTGCCTTTGTTCGGGCTTTTGAATGGAACACTGAGGGCACTAAAATTGCGTATTTAAAATTTGACGAAACAGAAGTCCCAGAATTTTCAATGGATGTGTACGGACAAGACTTATATCAAACCCAACAAGTTTTTAAGTATCCAAAGGCAGGTGAAAAAAATGCGGATGTATCTTTACATGTTTATGATTTGTCTTCTTCAAAATCCAATGAAGTTGAGGTCGAAAAGACATATGATGATTTTTATATTCCGCGCATCAAATGGACAAATGATGCGAATGTCTTGAGTGCTCAGTTTATCAATCGCCATCAAAATGAACTTGATTTATGGGCAATCGACACAGCTAAGGGCACAACTACTATTCTGCTCTCAGAAAAAGATGATGCCTATGTGGATGTAACAGATAATCTCACATTTTTAAAAAATAACAGCTTTATTTGGACAAGTGAGCAAGATGGATACAACCATATTTATCACTACAGTAAAAAAGGCAAACTCATCAATCAAGTGACCACTGGAGATTGGGAGGTCACGGTATATTATGGATATGACAAACAGTCGAAAAAAATATTTTACCAATCTGTAGAAAATGGTTCCATAAATAGAGACGTCTACAGCATTGGCCTTAATGGAAAAAACAAACGCCGTCTCTCCAAAAATGAAGGAACCAATTCAGCGGCTTTTAGTGCAGATTTCACCTATTACATCAACACCTTTTCGAGCGCGACCATACCTCCAGAGTACACATTAAATGATGCAAACAATGGAACAGTTTTGAAGCGTATCAAACACAATGATAAACTGGCGGAAAAGCTATCCAATTATAAATTATCTGAAAAAGAATTTAGTACCATAGCCATTAATGGCAATGACCTTAATATGTGGACAATAAAACCTGTTGATTTTGATCCAAATAAAAAATATCCCGTCCTTATGTATCAGTATTCTGGGCCTGGCTCACAAGAAGTTGTCAACAGCTGGAATAGCGCCAATGATTATTGGTATCAAATGTTGGCACAAAAAGGCTATTTTGTAGTTTGTATTGATGGTCGTGGAACAGGATTCAAAGGCGCAGATTTTAAGAAAGTTACGTATATGAATTTGGTGAAATATGAAACTGAAGACCAAATTGCCGCCGCTAAAAAATTAGCAGAATTACCCTACATTGACCAAGAACGTATTGGAATTTGGGGCTGGAGTTTTGGTGGACATATGAGCACCAATTGCTTATTGAAAGGCAGCGAGATCTTTAAAATGGCTATAGCTGTAGCACCAGTTACGAATTGGCGATTTTACGACACTATTTACACCGAACGCTATATGCGTACCCCTCAAGAAAACCCAGCAGGATACGATGACAACTCCCCGTTTTATTACCCCGAAAAGCTTAAAGGCGATTATTTACTGATTCATGGATCGAGTGATGATAATGTGCATTTGCAACACACCATGCGTATGGTTGAGGCTTTGATTCAAGCGGATAAACAATTTGAGTGGGGCATTTACCCCGATAAAAACCATGGTATTTATGGGGGTAATACACGACTTCATCTCTATAAAAAAATGACCAACTTCATAGAACGAAGCTTAGGCGAAAATTAA
- a CDS encoding hydroxymethylglutaryl-CoA reductase, degradative — protein sequence MPQQVSGFSKLSKTEKINWLITNYFGGNIHAKVTLESYWNSDSELQQLHDEFIENTITNFYMPFGIAPNFLINEKLYTLPMTIEESSVVAAASNAAKFWLSRGGFKTKILATTKIGHVHFIYKGDRNGLRSYFEKIKAQLLQAIKPLTQNMEKRGGGLLDLNLIDCTPKMAHYFQLEATFETKDAMGANFINSCLEQIATTFETLSQNSPELHGNKPKVVMSILSNYVPNCVVRAEVSCSLDELTLEGHFKGQEFAEKFIQAVRIAEVEPYRAVTHNKGIMNGVDAVVIATGNDFRAVEAGVHAYAAKDGQYTSLSHASLENGVFRFWMDLPLALGTVGGLTGLHPMVKLALELLGTPSATKLMEIVAVAGLAQNFAALRSLTTTGIQKGHMKMHLMNILNQIGATDTEKETLILHFKTNGVSHRAVAEALNKLRD from the coding sequence ATGCCACAGCAAGTTTCTGGATTTTCAAAACTCTCTAAAACCGAAAAAATAAACTGGTTGATTACCAATTATTTTGGAGGAAATATACATGCCAAAGTCACCTTGGAATCTTATTGGAATTCCGACTCTGAGCTGCAACAATTGCACGACGAGTTCATTGAAAATACCATTACAAACTTTTATATGCCATTTGGTATTGCCCCTAATTTTTTAATTAACGAAAAACTCTACACTTTACCCATGACTATTGAGGAAAGTTCGGTAGTAGCGGCGGCCAGTAATGCCGCTAAATTTTGGTTATCTCGTGGTGGATTTAAGACAAAAATTCTGGCTACTACAAAAATAGGCCATGTTCATTTTATTTATAAAGGAGACCGTAATGGGCTCAGATCATATTTTGAAAAAATCAAAGCTCAACTTTTGCAGGCCATCAAACCACTTACTCAAAATATGGAAAAACGTGGTGGTGGTCTTTTAGATTTAAATCTCATCGATTGTACGCCTAAAATGGCGCACTATTTTCAATTGGAAGCAACGTTTGAAACCAAAGACGCCATGGGTGCCAATTTTATCAATTCGTGTTTGGAACAAATCGCCACTACTTTTGAAACGCTAAGTCAAAATAGTCCAGAACTCCACGGGAACAAACCCAAGGTAGTCATGAGTATTTTATCCAATTATGTCCCCAATTGTGTGGTCCGTGCCGAGGTATCTTGTTCGTTAGACGAACTCACTTTAGAGGGCCACTTTAAAGGGCAAGAATTTGCCGAAAAATTTATTCAAGCAGTACGTATTGCAGAAGTAGAGCCCTACCGTGCTGTAACCCATAACAAAGGCATCATGAATGGTGTAGATGCAGTCGTCATCGCCACAGGAAATGATTTTAGAGCGGTTGAAGCTGGTGTTCATGCTTACGCTGCTAAAGACGGACAATACACCAGTTTATCTCATGCCAGTTTAGAAAATGGTGTTTTTAGATTTTGGATGGATTTACCTTTGGCATTGGGTACTGTAGGCGGGTTAACAGGATTACATCCAATGGTCAAATTAGCGTTGGAGCTGCTAGGAACTCCCTCAGCAACCAAGCTTATGGAAATAGTGGCTGTAGCGGGACTAGCACAGAATTTTGCTGCCTTGCGCTCACTCACTACAACGGGAATCCAAAAAGGACACATGAAAATGCATTTAATGAATATTTTAAATCAAATAGGCGCAACAGATACTGAAAAAGAAACTTTGATTTTACATTTTAAAACCAACGGTGTTTCGCACCGTGCAGTGGCAGAAGCCTTAAATAAACTCCGAGACTGA
- a CDS encoding thioredoxin family protein, with translation MYKLKYILILFLFSVFVNAQEINWLTMNEALAKQKEQPKKIMIDMYTVWCGPCKMLDRNTFSNKKLAEYVNANYYAVKFNAEGDEGVDFNGQTFSNPNYDPAKAKRRNSQHQMAQYFGTRSYPTILFLGENAEFLAPIPGYRTAPQLELYLKLFGEDLYKTINSQDAFNAYAKSFKSSF, from the coding sequence ATGTATAAGTTAAAATACATCTTAATATTATTTTTATTTTCTGTGTTTGTTAATGCACAAGAAATCAATTGGTTGACCATGAATGAAGCCTTAGCTAAACAAAAAGAACAACCCAAAAAAATAATGATTGACATGTACACTGTATGGTGTGGGCCATGCAAAATGTTGGACCGCAATACATTTTCCAATAAAAAACTTGCCGAATATGTGAATGCCAATTACTATGCTGTAAAATTCAATGCTGAAGGCGATGAAGGTGTAGATTTTAATGGACAGACATTTTCTAATCCCAATTACGACCCCGCCAAAGCCAAGCGTCGTAACAGTCAACACCAAATGGCTCAATATTTCGGTACACGGTCATATCCAACCATTTTATTTTTGGGAGAAAACGCTGAGTTTTTAGCACCCATTCCTGGATATAGAACTGCACCACAACTCGAGCTTTACCTTAAACTTTTTGGTGAAGACCTCTACAAAACGATCAATAGTCAAGATGCGTTCAATGCTTACGCCAAATCGTTCAAATCAAGTTTTTAG
- a CDS encoding peptide MFS transporter — protein MSTTELQHQKQLFGHPIGLYVLFLTEMWERFSYYGMRALLVLYMTASTLGDDMRGEGLGWTSKEALALYGWYTMLVYVMSIPGGMIADKLIGQKKAVLYGAVILCLGHGVLVLTDIWAFYTGLGLVILGVGLLKPNISTMVGGLYKEGDIRRDKGFSIFYIGINLGSLLATIIVGLVVNEWGWHAGFGLAGIVMVIGLINYIYGQKYLIHVGNLEITENDPNEISYGKLYGKLFKSPLQLVITIVLLLASAYGWYALETGYGPLFVFLTAVVVLLMMIYKELNSQAHKDRFLVLLLSFIMVIVFWGAFEQAGGLMNLYTETNTDRVLFGWEIPTVMFQSLNAGFIIIFATFVASIWAKRKLKGREASSLFKMAIGIIIMGFGFLFMVFAAMEFEKSGASSMIWLVLAYLFHTIGELCLSPVALSFITKLTPVKYASLMMGVYFAATGLGSKVAGIVGEAASDFGEYTIFFGILIFTVIIGTLFILILKPLKRLTHNAEENERILES, from the coding sequence ATGTCAACAACAGAACTTCAACATCAAAAACAACTTTTTGGACATCCAATAGGACTGTATGTTCTCTTTTTAACAGAAATGTGGGAACGGTTTTCCTATTATGGAATGCGTGCTTTACTAGTTCTTTATATGACTGCTTCAACACTGGGAGATGATATGCGTGGTGAAGGTTTGGGATGGACAAGTAAAGAAGCGCTTGCGCTTTATGGTTGGTATACTATGTTGGTGTATGTTATGTCTATTCCTGGAGGTATGATTGCAGACAAATTGATAGGACAGAAAAAGGCAGTTTTGTATGGTGCTGTTATTCTATGTCTGGGTCATGGCGTTTTAGTCCTCACAGATATTTGGGCTTTTTATACAGGTTTAGGACTTGTTATACTAGGCGTTGGATTACTAAAACCAAATATTTCTACTATGGTTGGTGGACTCTACAAAGAAGGTGACATTAGAAGAGATAAAGGATTTAGTATTTTCTATATTGGAATTAATTTAGGTTCACTTCTAGCTACAATAATTGTAGGGCTAGTTGTTAATGAATGGGGCTGGCATGCTGGATTTGGTTTAGCAGGAATAGTTATGGTAATAGGATTGATTAATTATATTTATGGTCAAAAGTACTTAATTCATGTTGGAAATTTAGAAATAACAGAAAATGACCCAAATGAAATTTCTTATGGGAAGCTATATGGGAAACTTTTTAAATCACCTTTACAATTGGTAATAACAATAGTTTTATTATTAGCATCAGCCTATGGCTGGTATGCATTAGAAACAGGATATGGGCCTTTATTTGTATTTCTTACTGCAGTAGTTGTATTATTAATGATGATTTATAAGGAATTAAACTCTCAAGCACATAAAGACCGATTTTTAGTTTTATTATTATCGTTTATCATGGTGATTGTATTTTGGGGCGCATTTGAGCAGGCAGGAGGTTTGATGAATTTATATACTGAGACAAATACCGATAGAGTGCTGTTTGGTTGGGAAATACCAACAGTGATGTTTCAAAGTCTAAACGCTGGTTTTATCATCATATTTGCAACTTTTGTAGCGTCTATTTGGGCTAAGAGAAAATTAAAAGGTAGAGAGGCAAGTTCATTATTCAAAATGGCAATTGGAATTATTATTATGGGCTTTGGGTTTTTATTTATGGTATTTGCTGCTATGGAGTTCGAAAAATCAGGTGCTTCTAGCATGATATGGTTAGTGTTAGCCTATTTATTTCATACAATCGGAGAGCTTTGTTTATCTCCTGTAGCGTTATCCTTTATAACAAAATTAACACCAGTAAAATACGCTTCACTTATGATGGGTGTATACTTTGCAGCAACAGGTCTTGGTAGTAAGGTTGCAGGAATTGTTGGTGAAGCCGCTAGTGATTTTGGAGAATACACTATCTTCTTTGGAATTTTAATTTTTACAGTTATAATAGGAACATTATTTATTTTGATTTTAAAACCATTGAAACGCTTGACGCATAACGCTGAAGAAAACGAAAGAATTTTAGAATCATAA
- a CDS encoding peptide MFS transporter, translating into MSTSIDQIFKDKVLGHPAGLFVLFFTEMWERFSYYGMRALLVMFFTASLMDEGWGWPREYAYAIFGTYTSLVYLSTLLGGYFADKIIGYRYAVAVGALLMTLGHGAMALETPFFIYTGLTLLVFGSGFFKPNMTSIISEMYKGKDEKKDGAYTIFYMGVNAGAFLGILLCGYLGEKVGWRWGFGLAGIFMFFGLLQFWFAQNIFGDIGKKPVKTNDAAKEVSANEPKFNPFTHFQLAIIGVASLLGLSWILNDPVSKISEGAYNLFNFKMFGTEGSNVVILTALLLFVVLLIIRIPRYDRITRDRMLAVMFFAFITIFFWAIFEQAPSSLTIFARDYTQRILEGNAADIFKVVNSLMTIIPLGIITWVLILLFRKTFAKYALSNIILALSFLIIWGISIWMLNAEFQEEIAEVPASWFGVLNSLFIIAFAPLFSKWWESKYNPNANMKYAIGMVLLGIGMACVAIGASDIPVGAATASVSMVWLILVYFFHTMGELCVSPVALSYVSKLVPGRMIAMMFGIWYLAVAIGMKLAGVFGEASEGIANEYGLSYFFWILTAVAVGLGVLSAVLYPVIKKLMHGVR; encoded by the coding sequence ATGAGTACTTCAATAGATCAAATTTTTAAAGACAAAGTTTTAGGCCATCCAGCAGGATTATTTGTGCTGTTTTTTACAGAAATGTGGGAGCGTTTTTCATATTATGGAATGCGGGCACTACTAGTCATGTTTTTCACGGCTTCACTTATGGATGAAGGTTGGGGATGGCCACGAGAATATGCCTATGCTATTTTTGGAACCTACACCTCCCTCGTATATCTTTCAACACTTTTGGGGGGCTATTTTGCTGATAAAATCATTGGATATCGTTATGCTGTAGCCGTTGGGGCTTTGCTTATGACTTTGGGACATGGTGCAATGGCTTTGGAAACGCCATTTTTTATTTACACGGGGCTAACACTTTTGGTTTTTGGAAGTGGTTTTTTTAAACCCAATATGACTTCCATCATCTCTGAAATGTACAAAGGGAAAGATGAAAAGAAAGATGGTGCTTACACTATTTTCTATATGGGTGTAAATGCAGGGGCTTTCTTAGGGATTTTGTTGTGTGGTTATTTAGGTGAAAAAGTAGGTTGGCGCTGGGGCTTTGGCCTAGCAGGTATTTTTATGTTCTTTGGATTATTACAATTCTGGTTTGCACAAAATATTTTTGGTGATATTGGTAAAAAGCCCGTTAAAACGAATGATGCTGCCAAAGAAGTTTCTGCAAACGAACCAAAATTCAATCCTTTTACTCATTTTCAGTTGGCCATTATAGGAGTCGCATCGCTTCTTGGACTTTCTTGGATTCTAAATGATCCTGTTTCAAAAATATCAGAAGGAGCATACAATCTGTTCAATTTTAAAATGTTTGGCACAGAGGGTTCCAATGTTGTTATTTTGACTGCACTGCTTTTGTTTGTAGTATTGCTTATCATCCGTATTCCTCGTTACGATAGAATTACAAGAGATAGAATGTTGGCCGTTATGTTTTTTGCTTTTATTACGATTTTCTTCTGGGCTATTTTCGAACAAGCACCGAGTAGTCTAACCATATTTGCCAGAGATTACACCCAACGTATTTTGGAAGGCAATGCTGCTGATATCTTTAAAGTTGTCAATTCCCTTATGACCATTATTCCACTTGGAATCATTACTTGGGTATTGATTTTACTGTTCAGAAAAACATTTGCTAAATATGCATTATCAAACATTATTTTAGCTTTAAGTTTTCTCATCATTTGGGGCATTTCAATTTGGATGCTCAATGCAGAATTTCAAGAAGAAATTGCTGAAGTCCCAGCATCTTGGTTTGGTGTTTTGAATTCACTCTTCATTATTGCTTTTGCGCCCTTGTTTTCTAAGTGGTGGGAAAGCAAATACAATCCAAATGCTAATATGAAATACGCCATTGGTATGGTTCTTTTAGGGATAGGTATGGCATGCGTCGCCATAGGCGCATCCGATATACCAGTCGGTGCTGCTACAGCATCAGTAAGTATGGTGTGGCTTATTTTGGTCTACTTTTTTCATACGATGGGCGAACTATGTGTTTCACCTGTGGCTTTATCTTATGTAAGTAAGTTGGTGCCAGGACGTATGATTGCTATGATGTTTGGAATTTGGTATCTTGCGGTTGCTATTGGTATGAAACTTGCAGGTGTTTTTGGAGAGGCCTCGGAGGGTATTGCAAATGAATATGGTTTGAGTTATTTCTTTTGGATTTTAACTGCTGTTGCTGTAGGACTAGGCGTTCTTTCGGCAGTACTTTATCCTGTCATCAAAAAACTCATGCATGGGGTGAGATAG
- a CDS encoding GYDIA family GHMP kinase yields MHKFYSHGKLLLSAEYAVLNGAKALALPTKLGQSLEVKTIEQAEIRWKSFDHKNKLWFETNLTINNFNPSTNTETAHRLAQIFRALFELNPKVFASTGLEFSSHLEFPQNWGLGSSSTLVNNLAQWANVDAFTLLENTFGGSGYDIACAQNAQPIVYQRQNSTPLIKIVDFDPPFKDQLFFVHRNQKQNSREAIARYNTLKTTQTLDFSALNAITEALLVATTLEEFEVLISKHENLVGALIQHPPLKTTHFADYPGAIKSLGAWGGDFFLATRTNTQYFMDKGYNTIVPYGVMVV; encoded by the coding sequence ATGCATAAGTTTTATAGTCATGGAAAACTTTTACTGAGCGCCGAATATGCAGTATTAAACGGTGCAAAAGCCCTAGCATTACCCACTAAACTTGGACAATCTCTAGAAGTAAAAACGATTGAACAAGCAGAAATACGATGGAAAAGTTTTGACCACAAAAATAAGCTTTGGTTTGAAACAAATTTGACTATAAATAATTTTAATCCGAGTACAAATACTGAAACTGCTCATCGACTTGCTCAAATTTTTCGTGCTCTTTTTGAATTGAATCCAAAAGTATTTGCATCTACTGGTCTAGAATTCTCTAGCCATTTAGAATTCCCTCAAAACTGGGGTTTGGGCTCCTCCTCTACCCTAGTTAACAATTTAGCGCAATGGGCCAATGTAGATGCTTTTACATTGCTCGAAAACACCTTTGGTGGTAGTGGCTATGATATTGCTTGTGCGCAAAACGCCCAACCGATCGTATACCAACGCCAAAACAGTACACCGCTTATAAAAATTGTGGATTTTGATCCGCCGTTTAAAGATCAATTGTTTTTTGTACACCGCAACCAAAAACAAAACAGCCGTGAGGCCATCGCCCGCTACAACACCCTAAAAACAACACAAACACTCGATTTTTCTGCATTGAATGCCATTACAGAAGCACTTTTGGTGGCTACTACTTTAGAAGAATTTGAAGTACTCATAAGCAAACATGAAAACTTAGTGGGCGCACTTATCCAACACCCCCCATTAAAAACCACACATTTTGCAGACTACCCCGGAGCGATAAAAAGTTTAGGGGCTTGGGGTGGTGATTTCTTTTTGGCAACAAGAACCAATACGCAATATTTTATGGATAAGGGGTATAATACCATTGTACCTTATGGGGTGATGGTAGTTTAA
- a CDS encoding helix-turn-helix domain-containing protein, which translates to MHNRSNEDFLKAFGLNLCNIRKTKGLKQYHVADRCGIHKNNYTNIERGKRNITIAKAKAIATALDVPLAKLFEF; encoded by the coding sequence ATGCACAATCGTTCTAATGAAGATTTTTTGAAGGCCTTTGGGCTTAATTTATGTAACATCCGCAAGACCAAGGGCCTCAAGCAATACCATGTCGCAGACCGCTGTGGGATTCATAAAAACAACTATACCAACATAGAACGCGGCAAACGTAATATTACCATTGCCAAAGCAAAAGCTATAGCAACAGCTTTAGATGTTCCTTTAGCAAAGCTGTTTGAGTTTTAG